The following proteins are co-located in the Carassius auratus strain Wakin chromosome 7, ASM336829v1, whole genome shotgun sequence genome:
- the LOC113105685 gene encoding RNA-binding protein MEX3B-like — translation MPSSLFADMERSGSGGQGDALDDQRALQIALDQLSLLGLDNDENSLYDNEPRKRSVNMTECVPVPSSEHVAEIVGRQGCKIKALRAKTNTYIKTPVRGEEPVFVVTGRREDVAMARREIISAAEHFSMIRASRNKNSSMNGNATAPGPPNLPGQTTIQVRVPYRVVGLVVGPKGATIKRIQQQTHTYIVTPSRDKEPVFEVTGMPENVDRAREEIEAHIAMRTGGLIEFTDENDFHANGTDVGFDLHGNASLWSKPSSSVTPTSGRKPFSNYRNDSSSSLGSASTDSYFGGNNSSSRMADYSPPSPALSYTASSNSNNNNNNNNNNANGFVYGGEVISPDCTDLAFDPSPGFDPTPAPPGLMWSQFERSANGTSASSPVFPANASMNANGLQRRANQPRLSPPLHQANGVVEHPLARRVRSDPGGGTLSFPGYSMGSHHSGVPSDSSISSSSSSSSSSSSGTSRKGSRDCSVCFESEVIAALVPCGHNLFCMECANRICERNEPKCPVCHAAVTQAIRIFS, via the exons ATGCCTAGTTCGCTGTTCGCCGACATGGAGCGGAGCGGCAGCGGCGGGCAGGGGGACGCCCTGGATGACCAAAGAGCCCTGCAGATCGCTCTGGACCAACTCTCGCTGCTCGGGCTGGATAACGATGAAAATTCGCTGTATGACAACGAGCCCAGGAAAAGAAGCGTGAACATGACCGAGTGCGTTCCCGTTCCCAGCTCCGAGCACGTTGCTGAAATCGTCGGCAGACAAg GTTGCAAGATTAAAGCCCTGCGAGCAAAGACCAATACGTATATCAAAACTCCAGTGCGGGGAGAGGAGCCGGTCTTTGTTGTGACAGGCAGGCGAGAGGATGTAGCCATGGCTCGGAGGGAAATCATCTCAGCAGCCGAGCACTTCTCCATGATCCGAGCCTCGCGGAACAAAAACAGCAGCATGAACGGGAACGCCACGGCACCCGGCCCGCCCAACCTGCCTGGTCAGACCACCATTCAGGTGCGGGTGCCCTATCGGGTAGTGGGACTAGTGGTTGGCCCCAAGGGGGCCACCATCAAGCGCATCCAGCAGCAGACGCACACCTACATCGTCACACCCAGCCGCGACAAAGAGCCTGTGTTTGAGGTGACTGGCATGCCAGAGAACGTTGACCGGGCCAGGGAGGAGATCGAAGCACACATCGCCATGCGCACCGGCGGCCTGATTGAGTTCACAGATGAGAACGACTTCCACGCCAATGGCACTGACGTGGGTTTCGATTTGCATGGGAATGCCAGCTTGTGGAGCAAGCCCAGCTCCAGCGTCACTCCCACTTCAGGTCGCAAGCCGTTCTCTAATTACCGCAACGACAGCTCCAGCTCCTTAGGGAGCGCCTCTACCGATTCGTATTTTGGCGGCAACAATAGCAGCTCGAGGATGGCCGATTATAGCCCGCCAAGCCCCGCCCTCAGCTACACTGCCTccagcaacagcaacaacaataacaacaataacaacaacaatgccAATGGATTTGTGTATGGCGGCGAGGTGATCTCACCCGATTGCACTGACTTGGCCTTCGATCCGTCTCCGGGATTCGACCCTACTCCAGCTCCGCCGGGCCTGATGTGGTCGCAGTTCGAGCGCTCTGCCAACGGCACCTCAGCCTCATCGCCCGTTTTCCCTGCCAATGCTTCCATGAACGCCAACGGGCTGCAGCGCCGAGCTAACCAGCCCAGGCTGTCCCCGCCTTTGCACCAGGCCAATGGAGTGGTTGAGCATCCGTTGGCACGTCGGGTGCGCAGCGATCCGGGCGGAGGCACACTCAGCTTCCCCGGTTACTCGATGGGATCCCATCATTCCGGAGTTCCGTCCGACTCCTCCATCTCTTCATCCTCCTCGtcatcctcttcatcctcatctggGACGAGCCGCAAGGGAAGTCGGGACTGCTCAGTGTGCTTCGAGAGCGAGGTGATTGCGGCTCTGGTGCCCTGCGGCCACAACCTGTTCTGCATGGAGTGTGCCAACCGCATCTGCGAGAGAAACGAGCCCAAATGCCCCGTCTGCCATGCTGCAGTTACTCAGGCTATACGTATATTTTCCTAA